One genomic window of Eptesicus fuscus isolate TK198812 chromosome 6, DD_ASM_mEF_20220401, whole genome shotgun sequence includes the following:
- the HINT1 gene encoding adenosine 5'-monophosphoramidase HINT1, producing MADEIAKAQAARPGGDTIFGKIIRKEIPAKIIFEDDQCLAFHDISPQAPTHFLVIPKKHISQISVAEDDDENLLGHLMIVGKKCAADLGLKKGYRMVVNEGTDGGQSVYHVHLHVLGGRQMNWPPG from the exons ATGGCAGATGAGATCGCCAAGGCTCAGGCCGCTCGGCCTGGTGGCGACACGATCTTCGGGAAGATCATTCGCAAGGAAATCCCAGCCAAAATCATTTTTGAGGACGACCAG TGTCTTGCTTTCCATGACATTTCCCCTCAAGCACCAACACATTTTCTGGTGATACCTAAGAAGCATATATCCCAGATTTCTGTAGCagaagatgatgatgaaaat ctTCTTGGACATTTAATGATTGTTGGCAAGAAATGTGCTGCTGATCTGGGCCTAAAGAAGGGTTATCGCATGGTAGTGAATGAAGGCACAGATGGGGGACAGTCTGTCTATCATGTTCATCTTCATGTTCTTGGAGGTCGGCAGATGAATTGGCCTCCTGGTTAA